In Dehalococcoidia bacterium, the genomic stretch AATAACGCAGTCACCGCGTTGGGTTTCTTTGGTATAAACATCTGCTATATCCCAAAATCGTGATACTGCCATACTATCACTCTCCTATTCGGCGGGCGGCACCGGCGTGGTTAATGCCTAGCAATTCTTCTATCCTGTTGCGTGCTTGGGGATGCAACTGCAACTTATCCTTGTTGGTTTTATACCATTTGACTGTATCTGGTGTCCCTTGTGCCTTGCCAGCACCACGCCAGTCGGCTACCATTTCTCTAATGACCATTTCTGGTATCTTAAGGGCATGGCAACCTTCACCATCAAGCGGGATAATCCAATATTGCCAGTGATGGTTATTGCGCTTTTGGTGATAAAACCATGCTCGGTCAAAGTTGCCATCCCCCGTTTCGTATGGTTTATAGTATCCTGTTGCATTTCTGCCCCGCTTGATAGTTCCCTTGAAATAGCGCGCGTAAGGGATAAACTCGCTGGGCAAGAATTTGGAAAAGTCATGCGTGACACCACGCCACCATATTCCCAATTTGCAACACTCAAGGAATACAAACCATTTGTGTTTCAATACATACCATAAATACTTTAAATATTTCATCCCCGCCCCTCCATCAGCATCGCTAGGATTAGTGGTCGCATGGGGTGTCCTCCGTATATTCGGTAGCGTTAGATGCCATATCATAGTAAGCACTGTATAAATCCATGCTTTCAATGATATTAATACATTCAGTTATATCTTCTATTATGATGTGCTTATCCTTGTGTTGTAAACGCATGTTTGATAATTTATCATAGAGATTATTAAGCCTTGTCGTATCAGGCATTGCCTTTATTGCCATCTCATTACTCCTTTGTGGTGGGGGTTAGTAGGGCGGGGGTGAAACTGATAGCACTTTCTNNNNNNNNNNNNNNNNNNNNNNNNNNNNNNNNNNNNNNNNNNNNNNNNNNNNNNNNNNNNNNNNNNNNNNNNNNNNNNNNNNNNNNNNNNNNNNNNNNNNTCGCTCCTCGTTTTAAGCCACTCTTTAGCGAATTCCGTAATGGCTTCTTCGGGGGTATCGCCAAATCCGCAAACGCCCTCTTGTATATTGCTACCCGCTAAAACGCTCCATTGGTTGCCGTCAAGTTCTAAAGACAATTCAAGGGGCTTTTGCTTCGGGATTACACTATCTCTCGTGAACTGGGCGGTTTCCTTGATTAACAATGCCGCTTCTTTTAGCGCAGTCATAGCATCGTGGAAATCACTCAACCCCCATGTTAAGGCATCCCGTTCAAACGGTGTTAGTTCTATCATATCTCCATCCTTGCGATAATGTTTATCGGGTCAAGCTCCCAATAGTAGTATCCTATCAAGAGCGCGGTTACACACAGGAATACGAATAACGCCACCACCAACAGGTCATGCCACATCTCATTGCCGCAGCGGGGGCATATCAGCAGTGCAAGCAGCTTGGCAATGGCTATCAGCATAAGCGCGGCGGTGATGGTTAGCAGGAGGGGCATGGTTTAACCCTCCATTCATAGATTTTAGT encodes the following:
- a CDS encoding DUF5662 family protein — translated: MKYLKYLWYVLKHKWFVFLECCKLGIWWRGVTHDFSKFLPSEFIPYARYFKGTIKRGRNATGYYKPYETGDGNFDRAWFYHQKRNNHHWQYWIIPLDGEGCHALKIPEMVIREMVADWRGAGKAQGTPDTVKWYKTNKDKLQLHPQARNRIEELLGINHAGAARRIGE